A window of Chitinophagales bacterium contains these coding sequences:
- a CDS encoding alpha/beta hydrolase, with protein sequence MFKPAIGLVMGLVFALTILGQTPAPSPAKVAAGSLQRIADFPSKYVKSRNIDIWLPPGYSPKNKYPVLYMHDGQMLFDSTTTWNKQEWQVDEVAAKAIYTKAVPAFIIVGIWNAPMLRHTDYFPQKPFESLTPAQQDSLYNTKRPGQSSVFNNEKVHSDDYLRFIVNELKPVIDNLYATRSDRANTFIAGSSMGGLISLYAICEYPNVFGGAACLSTHWPGVFSVENNPIPNAFFQYMEKKLPDPATHKIYFDYGDQTLDALYPPLQKQADEIMKKKGFTETQTLTLFFPGEDHSEKAWAKRFDQPLSFLFAK encoded by the coding sequence ATGTTCAAACCCGCTATTGGTCTTGTCATGGGGTTGGTGTTTGCATTAACCATTTTGGGACAAACACCTGCTCCGAGCCCTGCAAAAGTCGCTGCCGGAAGCCTTCAGCGAATCGCTGATTTCCCTTCTAAATATGTAAAATCCAGAAATATAGATATCTGGTTACCACCCGGCTACTCTCCGAAGAATAAATATCCGGTCTTGTATATGCACGATGGACAAATGCTTTTTGATAGTACCACCACCTGGAACAAACAGGAATGGCAGGTAGATGAGGTAGCAGCTAAAGCGATTTACACCAAGGCTGTTCCTGCCTTTATCATTGTGGGTATCTGGAACGCCCCCATGCTTCGGCATACGGATTATTTTCCGCAAAAACCTTTTGAGTCCCTGACCCCGGCGCAACAGGACTCTCTTTATAATACAAAACGCCCCGGGCAATCATCCGTGTTCAATAATGAAAAAGTTCATTCAGATGATTACCTGCGCTTTATTGTCAATGAGTTGAAACCGGTGATCGATAACCTGTATGCAACCCGGAGCGATCGTGCCAATACTTTTATTGCAGGCAGTAGTATGGGGGGACTGATCTCCTTGTATGCTATTTGTGAATACCCCAATGTGTTTGGCGGAGCCGCCTGTCTTTCCACCCATTGGCCGGGTGTATTTTCTGTAGAGAATAACCCGATCCCTAATGCCTTTTTTCAGTACATGGAAAAGAAATTACCCGATCCAGCCACGCACAAGATCTATTTTGATTATGGCGACCAAACCCTGGATGCTTTATATCCGCCATTACAAAAACAGGCAGATGAAATAATGAAGAAGAAAGGGTTTACCGAAACTCAAACGCTAACTCTGTTTTTTCCGGGCGAAGATCATTCAGAAAAGGCCTGGGCCAAACGCTTTGATCAACCCCTGAGTTTTCTTTTTGCGAAATAA